In the Polyangiaceae bacterium genome, one interval contains:
- a CDS encoding NrsF family protein: protein MADLDPERLLPDLPWPDPPAPGAKVAASIRQQCTGNLKPKRGLSARARALLTLVLTLAVVAVFGGLAHAERPEGALRAALFGAAGWAVVLLAVLSVGLLRPPGRRSRMRLLLAATVPAVFFGYLAFAASSQLPLGEFFTSGHGGGALGCGLHALLFGAIVGGGTLYLWRGTDPLSPRLSGALVGLVGGLAGAITIGVACPSGETWHLWLGHGAALLTLVACGALFGRRVLSP, encoded by the coding sequence ATGGCCGATCTCGATCCGGAACGCTTGCTGCCAGATCTGCCCTGGCCCGATCCCCCTGCTCCGGGGGCCAAGGTGGCTGCGTCCATTCGCCAGCAGTGTACCGGCAACCTGAAGCCCAAGCGCGGCCTCAGCGCTCGGGCTCGGGCGCTGCTCACGCTGGTTCTCACCCTGGCAGTCGTGGCTGTCTTCGGCGGATTGGCGCACGCCGAACGCCCCGAGGGCGCCTTGCGCGCTGCGTTGTTTGGCGCCGCGGGTTGGGCAGTGGTTCTGTTGGCGGTGCTCTCCGTTGGATTGCTGCGTCCTCCTGGACGCCGCTCTCGGATGAGGCTGCTGCTCGCAGCCACCGTTCCCGCCGTGTTCTTTGGCTACTTGGCCTTTGCCGCCAGCTCCCAGCTGCCGCTTGGGGAGTTCTTCACCTCCGGCCATGGCGGCGGCGCGCTGGGATGCGGGCTCCACGCGCTGTTGTTCGGGGCGATCGTTGGCGGCGGCACGCTGTACTTGTGGCGCGGAACGGATCCGCTGTCGCCGCGTCTTTCTGGTGCGTTGGTCGGTCTGGTGGGTGGCTTGGCAGGCGCGATCACCATTGGTGTCGCTTGTCCCAGCGGCGAGACCTGGCATCTCTGGCTCGGCCATGGCGCCGCGCTATTGACCCTGGTTGCCTGTGGCGCGCTGTTCGGTCGCCGCGTGCTGTCCCCATGA
- a CDS encoding OmpA family protein: protein MLNLRLVSLVSLFAVAACGYSEDEWQAQLGKYDQLSRQYQDEQTAHQKTREELEATKKRVTDLTDQLKSMGVNLDELNQQLQQSGTEKEELAANLEQLKRALDEYKQRAAALERIKQRFDALRDKLQKLTNLGLKVEIRRNRMVIRLPGDVLFASGKDDLKDQGKEVLAAVAEVIRNDKQLASRYYQVAGHTDNKPLRGGRFGDNWGLSAMRARQVLLYLVAATDAKGGGGGLDANRLHPAGYGETDPVNANDSDDGRQQNRRVELVVMPDVEEMLDLKSLI, encoded by the coding sequence GTGCTCAATCTTCGATTGGTTTCCCTGGTTTCCCTGTTCGCTGTCGCCGCCTGTGGCTACTCCGAAGACGAATGGCAGGCGCAACTGGGGAAGTACGACCAACTCAGTCGGCAGTATCAGGACGAGCAGACCGCGCACCAGAAGACCCGCGAGGAGCTGGAGGCCACCAAGAAGCGCGTCACGGATCTGACCGATCAGCTGAAGAGCATGGGCGTCAACCTGGACGAGCTGAACCAGCAGCTGCAGCAGTCGGGCACGGAGAAGGAAGAGCTGGCTGCGAATCTGGAGCAGCTCAAGCGCGCGCTCGACGAATACAAGCAGCGTGCGGCCGCGCTGGAACGCATCAAGCAACGCTTCGACGCGCTGCGCGACAAGTTGCAGAAGCTCACCAATCTGGGACTGAAGGTGGAGATCCGCCGCAACCGCATGGTGATTCGCCTCCCCGGCGACGTGCTGTTCGCGTCCGGCAAGGACGACCTCAAGGACCAAGGCAAAGAAGTGCTCGCAGCGGTGGCCGAGGTCATCCGCAACGACAAGCAGCTCGCCAGCCGCTACTATCAGGTCGCCGGACACACGGACAACAAGCCCCTGCGCGGCGGACGCTTCGGCGACAACTGGGGACTGTCCGCAATGCGCGCGCGCCAAGTGCTGCTGTACCTGGTGGCGGCCACGGACGCCAAGGGCGGGGGCGGCGGCCTGGACGCAAATCGCCTGCATCCGGCGGGCTACGGTGAGACCGACCCGGTCAATGCCAACGACTCCGACGATGGTCGACAGCAAAACCGCCGAGTGGAGCTGGTGGTGATGCCGGACGTCGAGGAAATGCTCGATTTGAAGTCCCTGATTTGA
- a CDS encoding tetratricopeptide repeat protein, which produces MRQLLLWVMLGALMTVGCKGAAPLPPKAIDLNAQGAEALAAGDLETAEARFDLALEYSPRFVEALVNRALVEVQRGNFLRARRLLGRARRLNPDFAQPHHGFGVLEEREGRPDKASAHYLEALSIDPGFAPARLNLARIYYTAGRFEHAKEQFKRAVEVAPEDPEGYVGLAEALIKLDRTDEADGIVEAAYAAFPADPQLGLLQARTHLRRGKVEAAVKLLEPLTQGHDEITVAALGWLGTAELARGRRVAAERAARRALSMAPRDEVASFVLAQTATR; this is translated from the coding sequence ATGAGGCAGCTACTTCTCTGGGTGATGCTGGGCGCGCTGATGACCGTCGGTTGCAAGGGCGCCGCTCCCCTGCCCCCGAAGGCCATCGACCTGAACGCGCAGGGCGCGGAAGCCCTCGCCGCCGGCGATCTCGAGACTGCCGAGGCGCGCTTCGACCTCGCGCTCGAGTACAGCCCCCGCTTCGTGGAAGCCCTCGTGAATCGCGCCCTGGTGGAAGTGCAAAGAGGCAACTTTCTACGCGCACGGCGATTGCTGGGGCGAGCGCGCCGCCTGAATCCGGACTTCGCTCAGCCGCATCATGGGTTCGGAGTGCTGGAGGAGCGCGAGGGTAGGCCCGACAAGGCTTCGGCTCACTACTTGGAGGCCCTGAGCATCGATCCTGGTTTTGCCCCCGCGCGTCTCAACCTGGCGCGCATCTACTACACGGCTGGACGCTTCGAGCACGCGAAGGAGCAGTTCAAGCGTGCCGTCGAAGTCGCCCCGGAAGACCCCGAAGGCTACGTCGGCCTGGCCGAAGCTCTGATCAAGCTGGATCGCACCGACGAGGCCGATGGAATCGTGGAAGCAGCGTACGCTGCCTTTCCCGCGGATCCGCAGCTCGGATTGCTCCAGGCCCGCACTCATCTGCGGCGAGGCAAGGTGGAGGCAGCAGTGAAGCTGCTGGAGCCGCTGACCCAGGGCCATGATGAAATCACCGTCGCTGCCCTGGGCTGGCTGGGGACGGCCGAGCTGGCGCGAGGACGAAGGGTCGCGGCAGAGCGAGCGGCTCGGCGAGCACTGAGCATGGCCCCGCGCGACGAGGTGGCGAGCTTCGTGCTGGCACAAACTGCCACGCGGTAG
- a CDS encoding response regulator transcription factor — protein sequence MRGIQYCFESLDDLAVLLEVGGDEQELEIHDTTSLRDGEWIMATFSVGEDNTSVAACVVDRGDDLRLSFSERDWARLWQFANSGGPPSVPPASLPAPAVEIEVPQESSVLVVDDDPDLQQVVKALLASAGFAARAVSSAEEAFDSLREAHADVVVLDWNLPGMSGVDFCKRIRREPRLERLPILFLTAHSSTRDVLTAFNAGADDYVAKPFRAPELAARVLSLLRRAQLPPPSVR from the coding sequence GTGCGAGGAATCCAATACTGCTTCGAGAGCCTCGACGATCTGGCCGTGCTGTTGGAAGTGGGCGGCGACGAGCAGGAACTCGAAATCCACGACACCACGTCACTGCGAGACGGCGAGTGGATCATGGCAACCTTCAGCGTCGGAGAAGACAACACCTCCGTCGCAGCGTGCGTCGTAGATCGCGGAGACGACCTGCGCCTCTCTTTCTCGGAGCGCGATTGGGCCCGACTGTGGCAGTTCGCAAACTCCGGCGGCCCTCCCTCGGTACCGCCCGCCAGCTTGCCAGCGCCAGCCGTCGAAATCGAGGTGCCCCAGGAATCGAGCGTGTTGGTCGTCGACGACGATCCCGACCTGCAGCAAGTGGTCAAGGCACTGCTGGCCAGCGCCGGTTTCGCGGCACGGGCCGTTTCGTCAGCGGAGGAGGCCTTCGATTCCCTGCGTGAGGCTCACGCGGACGTCGTCGTGCTCGACTGGAACCTGCCTGGCATGAGTGGCGTCGACTTCTGCAAGCGTATTCGCCGCGAGCCGAGACTCGAACGATTGCCCATCCTGTTCTTGACGGCTCACTCCTCGACTCGCGACGTGCTCACCGCGTTCAACGCGGGAGCCGACGACTACGTGGCCAAGCCCTTCCGCGCTCCCGAGTTGGCCGCACGAGTGCTGAGCCTGTTGCGGCGCGCGCAACTGCCACCACCCTCGGTGCGCTAG
- a CDS encoding response regulator, protein MARVLVIEDEPDLREVLCFNLRQAGFEVVATGLGEEGLQLAEDKKPDLVLLDLMLPDLSGTEICKRLKAGAATQHVPVVMLTARGEEVDRVVGFEIGAEDYIVKPFSVRELLLRLQAILRRSQPVPSDGARVIEFGILKMDRDAHRVWVGGEEVELTALEFRLLLTLYERRSRVQTRSTLLDDVWGIQADITTRTVDTHVKRLREKLAAARGYVETVRGVGYRFCATPEEASA, encoded by the coding sequence ATGGCGAGAGTGCTTGTGATCGAAGACGAGCCCGACTTGAGGGAGGTGCTCTGCTTCAACCTGCGCCAGGCGGGCTTCGAGGTCGTAGCCACGGGCCTTGGGGAAGAAGGTCTGCAGCTGGCCGAAGACAAGAAGCCCGACCTCGTGCTTCTGGACTTGATGCTCCCGGATCTCTCAGGCACCGAAATCTGCAAGCGGCTGAAAGCAGGGGCCGCCACCCAGCACGTTCCCGTCGTGATGTTGACCGCTCGTGGCGAGGAAGTGGACCGCGTGGTGGGGTTCGAGATCGGCGCCGAGGACTACATCGTCAAACCCTTCTCCGTGCGCGAGTTGCTCCTGCGCTTGCAGGCGATTCTGCGACGCAGCCAACCCGTACCTTCGGACGGTGCGCGCGTGATCGAGTTCGGCATCTTGAAGATGGACCGAGACGCGCACCGCGTCTGGGTCGGGGGGGAAGAAGTGGAGCTTACGGCTCTCGAATTTCGCTTGCTGCTCACCCTCTACGAACGCCGCAGCCGGGTGCAGACTCGCAGCACGCTTTTGGACGATGTTTGGGGCATCCAAGCGGACATCACGACGCGCACGGTGGACACCCACGTGAAGCGTCTTCGCGAGAAGCTCGCTGCTGCGCGGGGCTACGTCGAAACAGTTCGCGGAGTGGGCTACCGCTTTTGCGCGACGCCGGAAGAAGCCTCGGCTTGA
- a CDS encoding HD domain-containing protein, which translates to MIELSVLRDAVPRDVRDLCARLREAGHRSWIVGGCVRDHVLSQIRKGAPQPENDWDVATDARPEQVTRLFRKVIPTGLEHGTVTVLLSGTGYEVTTLRGETTYSDGRRPDAVYFVDDIVADLARRDFTINAMAYDPLEDALIDPFSGVLDLKANLLRAVGKPGERFAEDGLRVLRAARFVATLEVDIHADTAAAIEPSLASYRKVSPERIRDEWVKTMKAARPSRAFEVMRQHGLLTITAPELMESVGCAQNKYHAFDVWGHAMACLDHCPPQPVLRISGLLHDVGKPRSRAFSEKTHDYTFYEHERIGAEMADPMLKRLRFSNDERERIVQLIRHHLVCYDESWSDGAVRRWIRRVGPDLLEDLYELNRADVLGKGRDADDDLSRLAALQQRVAGIRAEGTALSVRDLAINGHDLMEATGRPAGPWLGDVLRTLLEEVTDDPERNDRERLLARAKELT; encoded by the coding sequence GTGATTGAGCTGAGTGTACTCCGTGACGCCGTGCCGCGAGACGTGCGCGATCTGTGCGCTCGCCTGCGGGAGGCGGGCCACCGATCTTGGATCGTGGGCGGCTGCGTGCGTGACCACGTCCTCAGCCAAATCCGCAAGGGCGCGCCGCAGCCAGAGAACGATTGGGATGTCGCGACGGATGCGCGACCGGAACAGGTGACACGCCTGTTTCGCAAGGTCATTCCCACGGGATTGGAGCACGGCACGGTCACCGTGCTGCTCAGTGGCACGGGCTATGAAGTCACCACCCTGCGCGGAGAGACCACCTATTCAGATGGGCGCCGACCTGACGCCGTCTACTTCGTGGATGACATCGTCGCCGACCTCGCGCGGCGCGACTTCACCATCAACGCGATGGCCTACGATCCCTTGGAGGACGCGCTGATCGATCCCTTCTCGGGAGTCCTGGATTTGAAGGCCAACCTGCTGCGTGCCGTGGGCAAGCCCGGCGAGCGCTTCGCCGAGGACGGCCTTCGAGTCCTGCGCGCAGCTCGCTTCGTGGCAACCCTGGAAGTGGACATCCACGCGGACACCGCTGCCGCCATCGAGCCAAGCCTAGCCAGCTATCGCAAGGTGAGTCCCGAACGCATTCGCGACGAGTGGGTGAAGACCATGAAGGCCGCGCGGCCCAGTCGCGCCTTCGAAGTGATGCGGCAACACGGCTTGCTCACCATCACCGCGCCGGAGTTGATGGAATCCGTCGGCTGCGCGCAAAACAAGTACCACGCCTTCGACGTCTGGGGACACGCCATGGCCTGCTTGGACCATTGCCCGCCGCAGCCCGTGCTGCGCATCTCGGGATTGCTTCACGACGTCGGCAAGCCGCGTTCCCGCGCCTTCAGTGAGAAGACGCACGACTACACCTTTTACGAGCACGAACGCATCGGCGCCGAGATGGCCGACCCGATGCTCAAGCGCCTTCGCTTCAGCAACGACGAGCGCGAGCGGATCGTGCAGCTCATCCGCCACCACTTGGTCTGCTACGACGAGTCATGGTCGGACGGAGCGGTGCGGCGCTGGATCCGTCGCGTGGGCCCCGACCTGCTCGAGGATCTCTACGAGCTCAACCGCGCCGACGTCCTGGGCAAGGGGCGGGACGCAGACGACGACCTATCGCGCCTCGCGGCCCTGCAGCAGCGAGTAGCAGGAATTCGCGCGGAAGGCACCGCCCTATCGGTGCGCGACTTGGCCATCAACGGCCACGATCTGATGGAGGCCACGGGGCGCCCGGCCGGGCCTTGGCTAGGGGACGTGCTGCGCACGCTGCTCGAAGAGGTCACGGACGACCCTGAGCGCAACGATCGGGAGCGCCTGCTGGCTCGGGCCAAAGAGCTGACCTGA
- a CDS encoding RNA polymerase sigma factor, producing MTSPQPLETLMERYVDGDAAAFDGLYEQLAPKLFGYLMRLTGHRERAEDLLQITFAKIHRARGSYLRGAPLLPWVLAIARRSFYDERRAAKSRSEDLSRDGALPEPRHESTELPVDVSDALDRALGAMPEAYREAIQLTKITGLSVNEAAEVLGTSPTAVKLRVHRGYNFLRKELDRFKRD from the coding sequence GTGACCAGCCCCCAACCCCTCGAGACGCTGATGGAGCGCTACGTGGACGGAGACGCTGCGGCATTCGACGGCCTCTACGAGCAGCTCGCTCCCAAGCTGTTCGGATACTTGATGCGCCTCACGGGCCATCGCGAGCGCGCGGAGGACTTGCTGCAGATCACGTTCGCGAAGATCCACCGCGCTCGCGGCAGCTACTTGCGGGGCGCTCCACTGCTGCCTTGGGTGCTGGCCATCGCGCGTCGTTCCTTCTACGACGAACGGCGGGCCGCCAAGAGCCGCAGCGAGGATCTGAGCCGCGATGGCGCATTGCCAGAGCCGCGACACGAGAGCACGGAGTTGCCCGTCGATGTGTCGGATGCGCTGGATCGAGCCCTCGGCGCCATGCCCGAGGCCTATCGAGAAGCCATCCAACTCACGAAGATCACCGGTTTGTCCGTGAACGAGGCGGCAGAAGTGCTTGGCACGAGCCCAACGGCCGTCAAACTGCGCGTGCATCGCGGCTACAACTTCCTGCGCAAGGAACTGGATAGGTTCAAACGGGACTGA
- a CDS encoding ABC transporter permease, which translates to MGFPLELALRYMRSKKSGFVSVGTVFAIIGVALGVAALATVISVTGGFRAEFREKVLGVNAHVLVLKYSDFRDYREVMDKMRGIEGVKGVAPFVIDPMMVTHGGKTATGVLLKGVDPKLMPSVLDLPRHIVEGNLEGLRLPDAKPPERRRKSLLDELPDESLPPAGLPEKSPLLFDVARKASEVADAGPPDAAGASEEPPDAEGAAALPGDAPQGSVVPDGGYQSELPEDDVLPADVDPDPCASPEAVKKLPGIVVGKTLKDNLGLALGDCVQVTSPTIGFVYSKGSIRAPVAKQFRVIAVFDAGFDQYDSKLVYTDLFEAQAFGDAGDSVTGIEMTVKDIDNAKEITRIVESKLGDGVYHTMDWEELNHGLFTALRIQQILMSLVLALIIVVAAFTVIATLIMVVLDKKKEIAVLKAMGATNGALLRSFLYQGAIIGLVGTTVGLLLGILVCRGLLVYSFPLDPKVYFISKLPVQVKPMEFVMVGVFAVLVCLVATVWPARYAARLRPAEAFREQQ; encoded by the coding sequence ATGGGTTTCCCCCTCGAGCTGGCCCTTCGCTACATGCGCTCGAAGAAGAGCGGCTTTGTTTCAGTGGGGACCGTGTTCGCCATCATCGGCGTTGCCCTCGGCGTCGCTGCACTCGCGACCGTCATCAGCGTGACCGGCGGATTTCGCGCTGAGTTTCGCGAGAAGGTCCTCGGGGTGAACGCGCACGTGCTCGTGCTCAAGTACAGCGACTTCCGCGACTACCGCGAAGTCATGGACAAGATGCGTGGCATCGAGGGTGTGAAGGGCGTTGCACCCTTCGTCATCGATCCGATGATGGTCACCCATGGCGGCAAGACGGCCACGGGCGTGCTGCTCAAGGGCGTCGATCCGAAGCTGATGCCATCCGTGCTCGATCTGCCGCGACACATCGTCGAGGGCAATCTGGAGGGGCTGCGTTTGCCCGACGCCAAGCCCCCGGAGCGTCGTCGCAAGTCGCTGCTCGACGAACTTCCCGACGAGTCTTTGCCGCCCGCGGGACTGCCAGAAAAGTCGCCGCTTCTCTTCGACGTCGCGCGCAAGGCGAGCGAGGTCGCCGATGCCGGGCCCCCAGACGCCGCCGGGGCCAGTGAAGAACCGCCGGATGCAGAGGGCGCGGCGGCGCTACCTGGGGACGCACCGCAGGGAAGCGTCGTCCCCGACGGCGGCTATCAGAGCGAGCTACCCGAGGACGACGTGCTACCGGCTGACGTCGATCCAGACCCGTGCGCAAGTCCTGAAGCCGTCAAGAAGCTGCCCGGCATCGTGGTCGGCAAGACGCTCAAGGACAATCTGGGCCTGGCCTTGGGCGACTGCGTGCAGGTCACGAGCCCCACCATCGGCTTCGTGTATTCCAAGGGATCGATTCGTGCGCCGGTGGCCAAGCAGTTCCGCGTGATTGCAGTCTTCGACGCCGGTTTCGATCAGTATGACTCGAAGCTCGTCTACACGGACCTATTCGAAGCCCAGGCTTTTGGCGACGCTGGTGACAGCGTCACCGGCATCGAGATGACCGTCAAAGACATCGACAACGCGAAAGAGATCACGCGCATCGTCGAAAGCAAGCTGGGCGATGGTGTCTATCACACCATGGATTGGGAAGAGCTCAACCATGGCCTGTTCACCGCCCTGCGCATTCAGCAGATCCTGATGAGCTTGGTGCTGGCCCTGATCATCGTCGTGGCGGCTTTTACGGTCATCGCTACGTTGATCATGGTCGTGCTCGACAAGAAGAAGGAGATCGCTGTGCTGAAGGCGATGGGCGCCACGAACGGCGCGCTCCTTCGTTCTTTCCTCTACCAGGGGGCGATCATTGGTCTGGTCGGAACCACCGTGGGGCTGCTGCTAGGCATCTTGGTGTGCCGTGGGCTACTGGTCTACAGCTTCCCCCTGGACCCAAAGGTCTACTTCATCAGCAAGCTGCCCGTTCAAGTGAAGCCGATGGAGTTCGTGATGGTGGGCGTGTTCGCCGTGCTCGTGTGCTTGGTGGCCACGGTGTGGCCTGCGCGGTACGCCGCCCGTCTGCGCCCCGCAGAAGCCTTCCGCGAGCAGCAGTAG
- a CDS encoding TlpA disulfide reductase family protein → MTRAAETKSQRGDNKGGVMRMLLLVAALGVGLALVAKRPSGPPVGAPAADFDLASTDGTQVTLASLRGAPVVMEVFASWCSACRRSAPMLRDAATSQRKQPVHFLGINVDDDSRLAARVKQAWQIPYPVLHDDGSVAAKYKVQVLPTFVVLDAEGNVRHVSAGSVSEEVLESWLGDLGAARL, encoded by the coding sequence ATGACCCGAGCCGCTGAAACGAAATCGCAGCGCGGCGACAACAAGGGCGGCGTCATGCGCATGTTGCTGCTGGTGGCCGCACTGGGCGTCGGATTGGCGTTGGTGGCGAAGAGGCCGTCGGGCCCCCCTGTGGGTGCGCCCGCGGCGGACTTCGACCTGGCGTCGACCGACGGGACTCAGGTCACGCTGGCTTCCCTGCGCGGTGCGCCGGTGGTCATGGAGGTCTTCGCCAGCTGGTGTAGTGCGTGCCGCCGGTCGGCACCGATGCTGCGCGACGCCGCCACGTCGCAGCGCAAGCAGCCCGTGCACTTCCTCGGTATCAACGTAGACGACGACTCACGTCTCGCCGCCCGAGTGAAGCAGGCGTGGCAGATCCCGTATCCAGTGCTTCACGACGATGGCAGCGTCGCCGCGAAGTACAAGGTGCAGGTCCTTCCCACTTTCGTGGTGCTCGACGCCGAGGGTAACGTGCGCCACGTCTCCGCTGGATCCGTCTCGGAAGAGGTGTTGGAGTCGTGGTTGGGCGACCTCGGCGCCGCGCGCCTTTGA
- a CDS encoding serine/threonine-protein kinase, with amino-acid sequence MSDERDNRAARAGPPRPPPRPGGAPSSSGSGERPAPGLTRDSQLKLVTVTPSASMADTEISQITHADGSPMMPKPDPYLGCTIDARYKVESVLGEGGMGVVYQCRHTIIGKKVAMKVLRADLARDKEVTERFLNEAKSASAIGNAHIIDISDFGQFPDGSTYFVMEYLDGFPLTKIVEGGEPVPVSRIVDIARQMAEGLHAAHESGIVHRDLKPDNIFLVERGTTKDFVKILDFGIAKVSTSGEGRLTRAGAVFGTPHYMSPEQAAGAPVDHRGDVYSFGVILYELASGKVPFDADNFMGILTQHMYKAPVPIRALVPAPQEVPPGLEAIVLKCLSKRPEQRYQSMQELTADLDKLQAGAIPDAVPEMMGRSGGFNVPADYFKKSPGMPAPVPAAPLSGGFQRSRFPLYAGIAGVVTAIGIVVAIFALSGKSTANPPASAEPVAKTTAPTAQETKQPPPAATPSSRKAQVVIAVEPMDAKILQGEEDMGASPLLLQVPEGESIKLTFERDGFKSEQLEVDGSQPKRIVKLKRVAGVRPSTRPAAPTPAAKPKPKPKPKPTITDPGLVNPWGE; translated from the coding sequence ATGTCCGACGAGCGCGACAACCGCGCAGCGCGCGCCGGCCCGCCCAGGCCTCCCCCCAGACCGGGCGGTGCTCCATCGTCGAGCGGTTCCGGAGAGCGTCCCGCGCCGGGGTTGACTCGAGACAGCCAGCTCAAGCTCGTCACGGTCACGCCCTCGGCATCCATGGCGGACACGGAGATCAGTCAGATCACCCACGCCGACGGCAGTCCGATGATGCCAAAGCCGGATCCCTATCTCGGCTGCACCATCGATGCTCGCTACAAGGTGGAAAGTGTCCTTGGCGAAGGCGGCATGGGCGTCGTCTATCAGTGCCGCCACACCATCATCGGCAAGAAGGTAGCGATGAAGGTGCTCCGCGCCGACCTGGCGCGCGACAAGGAAGTCACCGAGCGCTTTCTGAACGAAGCGAAGTCCGCGTCGGCCATCGGCAACGCGCACATCATCGACATCAGTGATTTCGGCCAGTTCCCCGACGGTTCGACCTACTTCGTCATGGAGTACCTGGACGGGTTTCCGCTCACGAAGATCGTGGAAGGCGGCGAGCCGGTTCCGGTCTCGCGCATCGTGGATATCGCGCGACAGATGGCCGAAGGGCTGCACGCGGCCCACGAATCCGGAATCGTCCATCGTGATCTCAAGCCGGACAACATCTTCCTGGTGGAGCGGGGCACGACGAAGGACTTCGTGAAGATCCTCGACTTTGGCATCGCCAAGGTCTCCACCAGTGGCGAAGGCCGGCTGACTCGGGCTGGCGCCGTGTTTGGCACGCCCCACTACATGTCACCGGAACAGGCAGCCGGTGCTCCCGTCGATCACCGCGGAGACGTCTACTCCTTTGGCGTCATCTTGTACGAATTGGCGAGCGGCAAGGTGCCCTTCGACGCCGACAACTTCATGGGGATTCTGACCCAGCACATGTACAAGGCACCGGTACCGATTCGGGCGCTGGTCCCCGCACCCCAAGAAGTGCCGCCAGGTCTCGAAGCCATCGTCCTCAAGTGCCTCTCCAAGCGGCCGGAGCAACGCTACCAGTCGATGCAGGAGCTCACCGCAGACCTCGACAAGCTGCAAGCGGGGGCGATTCCCGACGCGGTTCCCGAGATGATGGGGCGCTCCGGGGGATTCAACGTTCCCGCGGACTATTTCAAGAAGAGCCCAGGCATGCCCGCGCCGGTGCCGGCAGCGCCGCTCAGCGGCGGTTTTCAGCGTTCGCGCTTTCCGCTCTACGCGGGGATCGCCGGAGTAGTCACTGCGATTGGAATCGTCGTGGCGATCTTCGCGCTGAGCGGAAAGAGCACCGCCAACCCGCCTGCCAGTGCCGAGCCCGTCGCCAAGACGACCGCGCCCACCGCGCAAGAGACCAAGCAACCTCCGCCCGCCGCAACACCGTCCTCGCGCAAGGCGCAAGTGGTGATCGCCGTGGAGCCCATGGACGCGAAAATCCTCCAAGGCGAGGAGGACATGGGCGCATCCCCTCTGCTGCTCCAGGTGCCCGAAGGCGAGAGCATCAAGCTGACTTTCGAGCGAGATGGGTTCAAGAGCGAGCAACTAGAGGTCGACGGCAGCCAGCCCAAACGCATCGTGAAGCTCAAGCGAGTGGCGGGCGTGCGTCCTTCCACGCGCCCTGCAGCCCCGACTCCCGCGGCCAAGCCAAAGCCGAAGCCCAAGCCCAAGCCCACCATCACGGATCCTGGATTGGTCAATCCTTGGGGTGAGTAG
- a CDS encoding class III extradiol ring-cleavage dioxygenase produces MPSLMSRRAFSLALVGAAAACRSAENEASVDPKAPTTPKPNGTMPVLFLAHGAPTLALDAEKGAPFAAWGRALPQPRALLVLSAHWTISGPTLGTTTSKQLVYDFYGFPEELYRVRYAAPGAPDAARRVAELFGSGGLPRDESRGLDHGVWVPLVHMFPKADVPVLQLSLPIEESPSALFELGKRLAPLRREGILIAGSGNLTHNLRRIDPRATHPAPWAEEFDKWCEETLNKADVDALVQFRTRAPAVRENHPTDEHFLPLLVAAGAAAGEKARFPVEGFEYGNLSRRSVQLG; encoded by the coding sequence ATGCCTTCGCTCATGTCGCGGCGCGCCTTTTCCCTGGCCTTGGTCGGGGCGGCCGCGGCGTGTCGTTCGGCGGAAAATGAGGCCTCAGTGGATCCCAAAGCCCCGACGACCCCGAAGCCCAACGGAACGATGCCCGTGCTGTTCCTGGCCCACGGAGCGCCGACCTTGGCGCTGGACGCAGAGAAGGGCGCACCCTTCGCCGCCTGGGGGCGAGCCTTGCCCCAACCGCGCGCCTTGTTGGTGCTGTCTGCCCACTGGACGATTTCGGGTCCCACTTTGGGAACGACGACGTCCAAGCAGTTGGTCTACGACTTCTACGGTTTTCCCGAAGAGCTCTACAGAGTTCGCTACGCTGCACCCGGTGCCCCCGACGCCGCTCGCCGTGTCGCGGAGCTGTTCGGGTCCGGCGGCTTGCCGCGCGACGAGTCGCGCGGTCTCGACCACGGCGTGTGGGTTCCCCTCGTTCACATGTTCCCGAAAGCGGACGTTCCGGTGCTGCAGCTTTCGCTTCCCATCGAGGAGAGTCCGAGCGCGCTCTTCGAGCTCGGCAAGCGACTCGCACCATTGCGACGCGAGGGAATTCTGATCGCCGGCAGCGGAAACCTCACGCACAACTTGCGCCGGATCGATCCGCGCGCCACTCACCCCGCGCCCTGGGCGGAGGAGTTCGACAAGTGGTGCGAGGAAACCTTGAACAAGGCGGACGTCGATGCGCTGGTGCAGTTCCGTACGCGCGCGCCCGCAGTCCGCGAGAACCACCCCACCGACGAGCACTTCCTGCCGCTCTTGGTCGCGGCCGGGGCAGCGGCCGGCGAGAAAGCCCGCTTTCCCGTCGAGGGCTTCGAGTACGGCAACTTGTCACGACGCTCCGTGCAGCTCGGTTGA